One Nitrospirota bacterium DNA segment encodes these proteins:
- the tatA gene encoding twin-arginine translocase TatA/TatE family subunit codes for MFGLGAGEILIILIIAFLLFGPKQLPEVGRQVGKAVKGFKETADDLRKTVEPEINLIQQEVKMVEQDFEASMKEAEEEINAATDPSKAANSEQKTANT; via the coding sequence ATGTTCGGCCTCGGCGCGGGCGAGATTCTCATCATTTTGATCATCGCCTTTCTGTTGTTCGGGCCCAAGCAATTGCCTGAAGTCGGCCGGCAGGTCGGCAAAGCGGTCAAGGGCTTCAAGGAAACGGCGGACGATCTCCGGAAGACGGTCGAGCCGGAGATCAACCTGATCCAGCAGGAAGTCAAGATGGTCGAGCAGGACTTCGAAGCCTCGATGAAAGAAGCCGAGGAGGAGATCAACGCGGCGACCGATCCGTCAAAAGCGGCGAACAGCGAACAGAAAACAGCGAATACCTGA
- the tatA gene encoding twin-arginine translocase TatA/TatE family subunit encodes MFGSFGWMELLLILIIVLIIFGAGKIPQLGEGLGKAIKGFKKSVNEPDAIDVTAQADQAQATQPAQPNQIAQTQAAPAQQSQAPPQPGVSTPQPTEQQKQA; translated from the coding sequence ATGTTCGGTTCGTTCGGCTGGATGGAATTGCTGCTGATCTTGATCATCGTGCTGATTATTTTCGGCGCGGGCAAGATTCCGCAGCTCGGCGAAGGGTTGGGCAAGGCGATCAAGGGATTCAAGAAGTCCGTCAACGAGCCGGACGCGATCGACGTGACGGCGCAGGCGGACCAGGCGCAGGCCACCCAACCGGCCCAACCGAACCAGATTGCCCAGACACAGGCCGCGCCGGCGCAGCAGTCCCAAGCGCCGCCGCAACCCGGCGTGTCAACTCCCCAGCCGACGGAACAGCAGAAGCAGGCGTGA
- a CDS encoding SAM-dependent methyltransferase, translating into MLQDLDALPQPIGEYKPVDHWQAHINDLFYRLRGDQLRNYYQTFASADYRLAHALAQDYFSRVCAREKVRSSKSEVRSPNLDPRPSNLIVHEWGPGNGNLAACFLSHLQRLDSEGRVYPRVRYVLVDTHPATLEQAKAHPDLAPHRDRVDTLCADVANLASVKDGTVDRIICNELWNDLPTKLMARKEGEIEEEHLRPNLSEAKHAQITDWSGFVRAFDAKDAETLKQFPPFFEDIIWEKEYHKVEWKDTPYRKTIVEFLKQIDEQVLVPVNLGAFATLKEAKRILAPDAVGFSSFDAGAAELKVLNDPDKPCYGQFGGQYSFMINFPLVEAVAKQLGVASVVVEAQREFVGRSLNTNVMTLMDLLAAHPSAGKKLEPWERDRLVIKTIRALNETIQSPYERKLDFPIRPETPPEERETLQGILLALKKDGVPDTVAYLTEDELYRAIPDLEAIGYDRESIQMALEAPLSDIEYFHLFFTLK; encoded by the coding sequence ATGCTGCAAGACCTCGACGCCCTGCCCCAACCGATCGGCGAGTATAAGCCGGTCGATCACTGGCAGGCCCATATCAACGACCTCTTCTATCGCCTCCGGGGCGATCAGCTCCGCAACTACTACCAAACCTTCGCCTCCGCCGACTACCGGCTCGCGCACGCGCTGGCGCAGGATTATTTCTCGCGGGTCTGCGCCCGCGAGAAAGTTCGAAGTTCGAAGTCCGAAGTTCGAAGTCCCAACCTCGACCCTCGACCCTCGAACCTGATCGTTCACGAATGGGGTCCCGGCAACGGCAACCTGGCGGCCTGCTTCCTGAGCCACCTGCAGCGCCTCGACAGCGAGGGGCGCGTCTATCCGAGGGTGCGCTATGTGTTGGTGGACACGCATCCGGCGACCCTGGAGCAGGCCAAGGCGCATCCCGACCTGGCGCCGCATCGGGATCGGGTGGACACGCTCTGCGCCGATGTGGCGAACCTGGCTTCGGTGAAGGACGGCACAGTCGATCGGATCATCTGCAACGAGCTGTGGAACGACCTGCCCACCAAACTGATGGCGAGAAAGGAAGGGGAAATCGAAGAGGAGCACCTCCGCCCCAACTTGAGCGAAGCGAAACACGCGCAGATCACGGACTGGTCGGGGTTCGTGCGGGCCTTCGACGCCAAGGACGCAGAAACCCTGAAGCAGTTCCCGCCGTTCTTTGAAGACATCATCTGGGAAAAGGAGTACCACAAGGTCGAGTGGAAGGACACGCCCTACCGCAAGACCATCGTCGAGTTCCTTAAGCAGATCGACGAGCAGGTGCTCGTGCCCGTGAATCTCGGCGCGTTCGCGACGCTGAAGGAAGCCAAGCGGATCCTCGCGCCGGACGCCGTCGGGTTCAGCAGCTTCGACGCCGGCGCGGCCGAGCTCAAGGTCTTGAACGACCCCGACAAGCCCTGCTACGGCCAGTTCGGCGGCCAATACAGCTTCATGATCAATTTCCCCTTGGTGGAGGCGGTGGCCAAACAGCTCGGCGTCGCCTCGGTCGTCGTGGAAGCCCAGCGGGAATTCGTCGGGCGCAGCCTGAACACCAACGTCATGACCCTCATGGACCTCCTGGCCGCCCATCCGTCCGCCGGGAAGAAGCTGGAGCCCTGGGAGCGGGACCGCCTGGTCATCAAGACGATCCGCGCGCTCAACGAGACGATCCAAAGCCCCTATGAGCGCAAGCTGGACTTCCCGATCCGCCCGGAAACGCCCCCCGAAGAACGGGAGACCCTGCAGGGGATCCTGCTCGCCTTGAAGAAGGACGGCGTGCCCGACACCGTCGCCTACCTCACGGAAGACGAACTCTATCGAGCCATCCCGGACCTGGAGGCGATCGGCTACGATCGGGAATCCATCCAAATGGCGCTCGAAGCTCCCCTCAGCGACATCGAGTATTTCCACCTGTTTTTCACGCTGAAGTAG